One genomic segment of Melospiza georgiana isolate bMelGeo1 chromosome 21, bMelGeo1.pri, whole genome shotgun sequence includes these proteins:
- the NOG gene encoding noggin, producing the protein MDHSQCLVTIYALVVLLGLRLEQGACQHYLHIRPAPSDNLPLVDLIEHPDPIFDPKEKDLNETLLRNLMGGHFDPNFMAVSLPEDRLGVDDLAELDLLLRQRPSGAMPSEIKGLEFYDGLQPGKKHRLSKKLRRKLQMWLWSQTFCPVLYTWNDLGSRFWPRYVKVGSCYSKRSCSVPEGMVCKPAKSVHLTILRWRCQRRGGQRCTWIPIQYPIISECKCSC; encoded by the coding sequence ATGGATCATTCCCAGTGCCTTGTGACTATATACGccttggtggttctgctgggtCTCCGGCTAGAGCAGGGCGCCTGCCAGCACTATCTGCACATCCGACCGGCTCCCAGCGACAACTTGCCCTTGGTGGATCTAATCGAGCACCCGGACCCTATCTTTGACCCCAAGGAGAAGGATCTTAACGAGACCTTGCTAAGGAACCTCATGGGCGGACACTTCGACCCCAACTTTATGGCTGTTTCTTTGCCCGAGGACCGGCTCGGAGTGGACGATCTAGCTGAGCTGGACTTGCTGCTCAGGCAGAGACCCTCGGGAGCGATGCCCAGCGAAATCAAAGGGCTGGAGTTCTACGACGGGCTGCAGCCGGGCAAGAAGCACAGGCTGAGCAAGAAGCTGCGCAGGAAGCTGCAGATGTGGCTTTGGTCCCAGACCTTCTGCCCGGTCCTATACACGTGGAACGATCTCGGCAGCCGCTTTTGGCCCCGGTATGTCAAAGTGGGCAGCTGCTACAGTAAAAGGTCTTGTTCAGTCCCCGAAGGCATGGTTTGCAAACCTGCCAAGTCCGTGCATTTAACGATCCTGAGGTGGAGGTGCCAGCGCCGGGGCGGGCAGAGATGCACATGGATACCCATCCAGTACCCCATCATTTCGGAGTGTAAGTGCTCTTGCTAG